The genomic region aatatatataatgcatTAGAACGACGTATAATATTCTACAATTTAGCAAAAGTAgtattaaatatgttttttggaaaaattatatattcttataAGTATTCTTCTCATATTTCCcgtatattaaataattcaattTGGAAAGGTATTAACACAGCGGTATGTTATCATATACCTactcatatatttaataaataaataaataaataaataaatgaataaataaatgcataaataaataagtgTATATAAGAATACTTATaactataaaatattatatacatatatttttgttgagtaaaatataaaaggtataataaattttataataatctGTTTGttggaaaattattaaatccgtgtaaaaaaaaaaaaaatatgaatagaAAATTCTTAAccacaataaaaataaaataaacccCAAATAGTAATTatgttaaataaaatacctAAATTTTAAGGAATCAactttttgataaaaacatatttttaaaaatattatattcataatcctatatattaaatttatatgtacgtatttatatacatatgacatacaaattttattcttataaaatagactaaaataaagataaaaaattgttctATAAAATATCGTAATTGTCTCAAAACCTTTATACTTAATGAATTAAtctcattttattaaaaatcagttatgatatttattttttttggttgtttatttgttaaattttatttataatatttaaaagataaaaaaaagtacaGGATTTAAAAAACACGCATGTATATTATCCATATATAAGCATGTGTGTATAtgcaattatatatgacaCACAAttacatattaaaaataaatataaaaaaaattaacttGATAATCCACCATCAATTATAAATACTTTTCCATTTATATATCCTGCAATTTCTGAAGATAAATATCCTACCATATTTGCAATCTGTAAAAAAAAGGCAACGAAGGGTTTAATAATCCATgggtatatttttatcggTTATCACAAAAAacttaaaataaatataaccTGATTTTCATATTAACTTTTGTTACTCACCTCTTCTGGTGTTCCCATTCTTCCAGCAGGAATATtcgaaataatattttgctgaaaataaattgtgGGTAGTATGCATGTATATTGAGCGAACCAAATAAATGAATGACAAATGcacatttataaaaaattgtaaataataagtcTTTTTATTAAGCATTAATTTGTGTGTGtgtgtgtattttttaaaatattacttTTATATCATCACTTATTTTATCAGTCATGTCACTTGAAATAAAACCAGGGGCTATTGCATTAACAGTTATATTTCTCGATGCTAATTCTTTGGCTAAACTTTTTGTAAATCCAATTACCCCTGCTTTGGACGCagaataatttatttgtcCAAAATTTCCTGTAATTCCCACTATACTAgacatattaataattcttccatatttattactaATCATTCTTTTAGTTATAGGGTGTGttacataaaataatgaatttaaatttgtttttattacgTCTTCCCattcttcatttttcatACGCAAAAACACATTATCTCTCGTTATCCCTGCATTATTAACTagtatatctatatttttatgatctgttaataatttattaattaattcggttatttcttctttatttgaaaCATCAGCAGCATATCCAGTTGCTTTATAGCCAAGggaatttatttcatcGGAAACACTGTTACATGATTtctgcaaaaaaaaaaaaaactagctattataatatttcttaaaaaaaaatagctatTAATACTTTGGCTATTTTGGAATATTTgacataataaattaacGTACCTGTGTCTTACTTATACATAGAACATGTGAAACAGATTTAGCTAATGTTTTCGCAATGGATCGTCCTATACCCCTTCCTGCTCCTGTTACTAAAGCTACTTTATTTTCCCCACAGTAATAAttgttttctttattatgtcccgatatatttaaatcaCGGTTTGCTCGTAGGTACTTATTTGGATTAACCTAAAATAAAGGAATGGTAAAATAATGTGTAACAATACAATGATAGTGAAATACAAAAGGTTTCAATTAAATACCTTATTCAGATTATGCATATTCGGTACCCTATAGCATTCCAATGCtctcataaaaaaaaaaaataataataatttatacaacacattcattttatccatatataaatattattttaaaattaatgagATTTGTTACACcctattttaaaataatttttggCAACTACATATAACTACACTTTATCCTAAGAATAATTCTTTCTATATATTGTGACTCTTTTTGATTTCTATTGCAATTTATTACATATGGGTTTatgtttaaataattattttttaaaatgaaaaatgctacacaatttatttgtttatttttacacagcataatgttattttgtttgtagtttattatttaatatatttttatgcaacatgatagtaaaaaaaaacatttttatttttgagaGCGTATAAATGTTTATAAAGTAAAATACAAccacatatttttaataaataaaaaatcatatattatgtattcAGATATGGCAAAATTAggtatattttaaaagcTTCACACgataaatggaaaaaaatgtgtattCTTGTGTCCCTTATAATTGACACACACAATTATTCTATCTCCATTctacatataatttattatataaaaccttttataaaattaacatattttattaatacacaaatatatgttttcgTCTTTTTAAAGTTGCATTTTTACCATATTTAAATTGGTTAactgaaaatatatatatgaaagaAAATGTATGCGAATATATAAGTCGCATAATTTTTCTGTATTTTctcaaatttatatattatgcttatatatttataattgtttTGTTAAAACAACGAGTTCATGTTTTGCTAAAACATTGAGTTACTGTGTTGTTTGCTTTTTCGATAGTTACCCGATGTGGGGcgttaataataaataaaaacgttcaatataatgaataaaataacatataACAAGAATAAAGCATAAAGAATCCTATTACTcatgtatatatggatGCTATGGAAATTCCAAATTATTGCattcaaaatttaaaaaaataaccaAAGATATGCAAAATCACTgcacataaaaaattataatgttATAAGAGGAATTAATTTATCGGATGCAATTGAAATATATgagaaagaaaataaattatatggaTATAATTTTGGTTAATATTATTGCTTTATGATGgtttattgttttatatgaattattCTAGATCCAATTGAATTCCATATAAGGATACACCTTGCTCTTTTAGTTGTTTTGCAACTTCTTCAATGGAATAAAATGAAGCTTTAATTTGTGGCTCTAAGTCTTTTAACTTACTTTCTAAAATTTCTATAGCCATTTCAACAATCTGCTCAGGAGGCATTGAACCAACAGattcaattttaaaatgaaatttagtttcatcataaataattttaacaatatctttattatatccTAATTCATTTAATGCATCTCTACAACTTTCTGCCATAACAACTGACATATTTTCACTTAATCGTAATTCGACATTTCTATCATCATccatttcttttaatatataaaaatcaggatttaaattattagctattaataatttgtgTTCTTTTGACATTTTATCCACTTCATGATTATTAATTACTATTTTGTgatcaattatatatgatacATTAGCGGGTATCCATTTTGCGTGCATTTTTCCAATTCCTTTTGTGGCTGTTAATTTCATATGTATGGTTTGGTTTTTAGATAATGTGACAATAGGTATAgcattttccattttttcaatattattatttttattatcattggGTATAGGCATAGGAATATTGGGTTCATGATCTAGTGCTTCTATATCATAATGtgatacatttattttattagcGTTATTACATTTTACCTCAATGATATATTGGACAGTACATCTAGAGCACGTTTCTTTACATTTACATCGTTCTCTAAATTCataactttttatatttctacTATCTATAGGTATTAAACCTATTCTATGGGCTATGAATTCATCATGAAATGGACttgtattttcataaaCATTAACTATATCAATTGCTAATGTTGGCACTTCTGATAACATAATTCTTCTGAGAGCATTTGCTAATGCTGCGttactattatataatgtaaattccatttcatttttcgatatactttttatttcgattttgtttttttttgaattatctTCATTCATCATCATCATCATTTTGGGGATGTCAAGAACTGTTATCAAAGTTCAATAATTTTGCTAAGAGTagaattttgttttatgttttattcCGATAGCCTTTTAAGTTATGTACTACTTTAGctagttatattttttttttatcatgtCCTATGCTTTTTTCAGAATGATCCTGCCGTTGATGCGTTAATATTTCCAATATCaccaaattatttaaaaaaaaaaaactaagaaatcattatatttatttatgtttacaattaatttatttttaaaacaaatttactaacagtaatatattttttttttttttagtgaTAATTTTTCCACCATTAACTTCAATAATACAAAGGACTTTATTCCTATTCAGGCATAACCTTATATAggcatatataaaatatgtatttatatgataaaaaaaaatttcaaaaatgcataattacttttttttattaagagtggcgtatataaaaattttaattagtAAAAAACTAATCTCTCAATTATGTTTTTGATTAggaaacaaatattatatatgatgaTTATTTTACACGTATAGAGTTGTAGATTAAGATGATTTACATAATATGAGTTAACTGAAACATAGGTTAAAAATGCAATATATGTtcagaaaaataatatttattaacaatgagaaatatacatacatatgtaaatggataataatacaaaactATTACAGATAAATAAGTTTTTCCCatttatgaaatatatcgaaaatatttataatttattttttttattaaattttttcacatttttattaatttgagCGAGTCATAATGAATAGGACTCGAATAAGCCAAAAAAACACATTTCTTTGGttgataattatttttacatttcggttcatattttaaaagcCATTTATCAGGATTTgatgttattatatatacaacaCAATCAAAAGTATCAGCTATGGCTTTAATACATAATTCATCACCCCAATACCCATcatttaacatattttttatatatttagtaAATTTTCCTtcttcaaaatatatagaatattcgtttttatattttaacataTAATCAACACATGCTTGACGGATATacatatgatatatttgctttccaaataaattatatgaaatagatcgaaataaacaatttcCATCTCCTATTATTTTAACCAATTCACAACCTATGGCTAATAAATGAACTTGTAATATATtccttttatatttataattctctttatttaatttattttttaataaaaatgatatatatctatCTAGAGtgctatatttttttattatatttctttgtTTTGATTCTTGTATAGagtttaatatatattcaaaattatttatatttaaattattatttattttttgttctattttatcatcattttcattcCGTTTTGCAATTTTCAATTTCGTTGTCATATacttgtattttatttttttccattttattatcaagaagtttatcatatttatatatcctACTGTTTACACAcataaacatataattatgttcaggttataaaaaaatagtggctatataaaaacttatttatattttgtgtgcatatatatttattcatcCCAAGTTTCCTATACAATTTCACAACTCTATATAAATTTCCcatttatttgataattttttatttataatatttgcaTTCCACAttttatgaacaaaaatttaaattatgaaatatCACATTGTctacaaaattaaataaaaatatatgtttatatgtttcaacaaacaaaatatgGCGACACATATATCCTAGAAAATGAGGATTTATTAATggcaaataaatatatacgtACATTATTAATGTATTTGTAGTAATTTTCAAATagattattttatcatgtGCCCAGAGTGTGCAAAAACAAAAACCTTTTTTACATGTACTTAGTATTGATTATATGAAAACATATTctcattattttaattttttttatgattttaaACATAAAGACAATTTCAAAGTACCTCGTCTAAACTAATTAACAATGCTTGTATATAAATGCATGAGTTTATATGCAACTTCattcttttatttcgtTAAATTAGcaacaaatattattcaCATATGTAGTTTACAACTCCCTTCCtctttgttttattttataatttaaaaatattaaaaatcaAAAGTTTTAGTCATATtcatttcctttttttaattttttacaatatcctaaattttatatggTACATGTATTCTAAACAGATAAAGaagaataatttatttaccaattcatattaaatttttcaatgtattatttaagAGTGAAACTCAAAATTTAACCTAACAACTATGAACTCcctttataaaaaaaaaaaaaaattattagaaaatatagCTAGCCAATATTAATCGTCTGCTGTTAATATGACtgatatatgaaaatatatgttgccttatatatttttttgaatttatcCAAATGGTAAACCAAtagttatatttaaaatacgtctgttatattataatatcgATATAATCTATATATTGTACTGAtaatttcaatattattattattttattattattattatattattttattttgttactattattttttttatttttttattaatgtctccaaatttttaattaaataattttctatagaagtatttttatttattttggcACACTTCAAATTAGTGCATTCGGAATACGTCGTTTTTTTCCAATcgatatataatatatttgtccttatttatatatggtgatttatatttgatgAGTTTGAATagaaaagaaataaaatttaaatgataaaaatatataatataacaaaaaaataatgaaagtAAACGggcaaaaaaatgaatagtGATTGGAAAACGATTTTATCATactctatattttttacaggTAACATATACTTTATTtggaaaattaaaaatgcgtattcttttaaaagtataataGCATGTATAAGAAAATGTTTAAATtctagtaaaaaaaaaaaatttgcaAATAATGCAATTGCccaaaatgtaaaaatatattttggtAGCCAAAGTGGAACAGGGGAACAGTTTGCAAAAGAGTTATGTCACAATTTACAGGAAATATTTGACATAAAAGCGGATATTGTTGATttagaatattttaataaagaagaa from Plasmodium berghei ANKA genome assembly, chromosome: 8 harbors:
- a CDS encoding 3-oxoacyl-[acyl-carrier-protein] reductase, putative is translated as MNVLYKLLLFFFFMRALECYRVPNMHNLNKVNPNKYLRANRDLNISGHNKENNYYCGENKVALVTGAGRGIGRSIAKTLAKSVSHVLCISKTQKSCNSVSDEINSLGYKATGYAADVSNKEEITELINKLLTDHKNIDILVNNAGITRDNVFLRMKNEEWEDVIKTNLNSLFYVTHPITKRMISNKYGRIINMSSIVGITGNFGQINYSASKAGVIGFTKSLAKELASRNITVNAIAPGFISSDMTDKISDDIKQNIISNIPAGRMGTPEEIANMVGYLSSEIAGYINGKVFIIDGGLSS
- a CDS encoding DNA-directed RNA polymerase II subunit RPB3, putative; translation: MMMMMNEDNSKKNKIEIKSISKNEMEFTLYNSNAALANALRRIMLSEVPTLAIDIVNVYENTSPFHDEFIAHRIGLIPIDSRNIKSYEFRERCKCKETCSRCTVQYIIEVKCNNANKINVSHYDIEALDHEPNIPMPIPNDNKNNNIEKMENAIPIVTLSKNQTIHMKLTATKGIGKMHAKWIPANVSYIIDHKIVINNHEVDKMSKEHKLLIANNLNPDFYILKEMDDDRNVELRLSENMSVVMAESCRDALNELGYNKDIVKIIYDETKFHFKIESVGSMPPEQIVEMAIEILESKLKDLEPQIKASFYSIEEVAKQLKEQGVSLYGIQLDLE
- a CDS encoding OTU domain-containing protein, putative, with product MINFLIIKWKKIKYKYMTTKLKIAKRNENDDKIEQKINNNLNINNFEYILNSIQESKQRNIIKKYSTLDRYISFLLKNKLNKENYKYKRNILQVHLLAIGCELVKIIGDGNCLFRSISYNLFGKQIYHMYIRQACVDYMLKYKNEYSIYFEEGKFTKYIKNMLNDGYWGDELCIKAIADTFDCVVYIITSNPDKWLLKYEPKCKNNYQPKKCVFLAYSSPIHYDSLKLIKM